TAATTATATGTACCTTATTTAATATCCTCTGCTAATACATATTTCTTTAAGGAATGATTGTGAAAAGGTCATCCACCAACGCACCAACACCGTGCCCTTTGACCTGGCCCCACATGATGACACTGTTCCCATGACAGTGCGAGTGGTCCGTCCACTCGATGCAGCTGAATTAGATCTGGAGACCACCTATGAGAACTTTCACCCCTCCCAGCAGTCTCTGACCAACGTCATCAGCCACTTCATCAGCGGTGAGCGTCCGCAGGGCATCCAGGAGACAGAAGAAATGCTGCGTCTGGGAGCCAGCATGACGGGCGTAGGGGAGCTTGTGCTGGACAACAACCTGGTTCGTCTTCAACCCCCTAAACAGGGCCTGCGGTACTTCCTCAGCTGCCTGGACTACAACACGCTCCTGAGTAAGCAAGAGGGTCGCCTGCGGATCTGGAGGGTCTTGACGGTGCTGTTTGGCTTGACTGCCTGCGCCACACTATTCTACCTGCTGTGGCGGCAGTACGTGCTGCGTAAGGAGCGGAGGAAAGAGCGCAGCCTGCTGGACGAGTACAGGAAGTGGCAGAGCAGACGTTTGCAGGAGCTCCACCTGACGGATGATTTGTCTCCTACTTCATGCACAATATGCCTGAGTCGTGAGCGCTCGTGCGTGTTTCTAGAGTGTGGTCACGTGTGTGCCTGCGAGGAGTGCTATAGGGCCCTGCCTGAACCTAAGAAATGTCCCATATGCAGGGCTAGAATAGACCGGATTGTGCCTCTGTATAACAGCTAGAGGCTTGAATATGTAGTATGCACTTAATTTGAAATGAGGCACTTTGTGTGTGAGCACAGTGTTTCATGCGACCTAATATCAGTTGATGTAAGAATCTGCCATAAACACAATACTCAGCAGAAAAATATTCATCCAGCTTGAGTCGGGTTTTGTGTTCTGTTGATTGATCACACTGTTGGCAATTATAATGATCACTTGTGCCTGTgtgaactgaaattaaataccATTTGTTATTTCACTGAAAACAGCCCATTTTAGGACTAggaatacaatattttttattttattaaaacatctgTAATACAAAGATTTAtgtctttaataaaaacaaatttaagtaAAAGCAATACAATTGAttcatataattttcatttattatttggaataaaaatatacattttttgcatCACAGTGAAAATTTGAGATAAGGAATGTGTTTAGTCATGATGTAAATGTTACAATACTTAATAGTCATAAAATGTCTCAATGTCTTTACATTTTGGGGTTAAATATTGACTTCCTCACTTTAAGACATGTTAACTGGAAGTCAGTAtcgttatatttaatttgaaatgtatttttttttttaccgtttgAGAGGGCagagagaaatattttttttcatacattaaaaaaaatggtcaTCTGAATTATTAAATGGGAGTCTATAAATGCCAGGGAAAGTAAAACAATCATTTTGTTCTTCAATATGCAACTTTATTGGTTTGATATTAGTTATGCTTACTATACGAACAACGTTATaatggtttgaaaaaaaataaagaactttttttctgcagtggaTCAGTCCGTGTGATTTCATGAGTTGTGTAACAGTCATGTAAGATAAACAACTGATATTGATATTGCTTATTCTTTGGAGTTACTTACctttctttcatatatatatatatatatgtatctttaATCACTGAGCTACACTTGgaaaaaaacaaagtgaaatGGGTGGAGGTGATAGTTATCTCAGTGGCGCCTGATATAACACATTTGCATCCATAGTTTTTCTGTATATTTCCAGACTCTAAACTCACATCACATTCTgttcattctgcttttaaatGATTGTTGTTTATTACACAGTATATAGCTATTGATTGTTGTGGATGGAGAGAGAACATGCTCGAGTAGTTGCCTTAAGAAGAAAACATCAGTCAGATGACAAAAGGAGCAGATATCTCTTACCTGATGCCGTCACAAGAACTTCTGCACGTTTCTTTGAAATTTGTACTTGTACAGTGTCCGTTTGTTGTGCAGACAGTCAAGGAAACCCTGAACAGCCTTTCTGTCAACAAATGCAAAAGGATCCTGAAAGAGAAGAGGGTGCTGAATCACGCAACAGACCATTGGTAAATGATCTACATTTGTACACGAACATTGATattaaaattatgagataaatgattaatattgaatgttattattaatattacgaGTAGTCTATATGGTCCTTCTAGGGGGATGTATTCAGTTAACCTCAGTTACTGATGACGGGATGTGCTGATTTTTCCCAGCTGCCTCTAACACGAAATGTAAAGCATATTTATGTTATAAATGTCCTATATGAGTAGCTAAAGACATGAAGACTATACAGGTTGCCTCATCTGTACAGCAATAATGAATCATCCAGATAAATAGCTATGAAATCCACACCAAGATTGACAGAACAAAAGGAAACTAATTTCAGTAGACACGCTGTCACATTAAAACTGTTCATATCAAGCCTGATGCAAATGATCTAGAAATGTCTGCATACAGTATCGCTCTTTGGCACACAACTTAGAAGCTAGAAGCTGCAAAGTTAACAGAAGATAACTGacctatttattaattaaataccgTTTTCACTTTGTTCAATtgttcagtttattattatttgcttaattTTATCACCAACCAATCACACTCAAGGAAGTCATTCACTTCCTTTAATGCAAAACACAAACCATCATAGAAATTGAGCAGTTCTATTCTCATGTAATGAAACAATAAGTGTAAATAAGAGTGATGTAAGAACAATTGAAAGTAggctataatgataataataaggtTTTAAAGTTCATAATGAAA
This genomic interval from Carassius auratus strain Wakin unplaced genomic scaffold, ASM336829v1 scaf_tig00005992, whole genome shotgun sequence contains the following:
- the LOC113071122 gene encoding mitochondrial ubiquitin ligase activator of NFKB 1, which gives rise to METSGKPSTAQIVLLATSSALTAVLYSIYKRKSSHVARLREAKRMPLNPDLRTILDEAPGKCVPYAVIEGVVRSVKETLNSQFVDNCKGVIERLTLKEKKMVWNRTTHLWNDCEKVIHQRTNTVPFDLAPHDDTVPMTVRVVRPLDAAELDLETTYENFHPSQQSLTNVISHFISGERPQGIQETEEMLRLGASMTGVGELVLDNNLVRLQPPKQGLRYFLSCLDYNTLLSKQEGRLRIWRVLTVLFGLTACATLFYLLWRQYVLRKERRKERSLLDEYRKWQSRRLQELHLTDDLSPTSCTICLSRERSCVFLECGHVCACEECYRALPEPKKCPICRARIDRIVPLYNS